The genomic stretch TCCGGCCCCGGACCCCCTTCCCCGCCCCGACCCCAACACGCCCGACAGGCCTGGTGCGGCTCAGGATTTCGGGCCGCCCGGGCCGCTGCGGTCCGCGCCGCCTGCGCCGATCCCCAGAAACTCCCGGGCATTGCCCGCCAGAACCGCCTCCAGGTGTTCCTCTTTCAGCCCGGCCCCCCGCAGCCACTTCAGCTCCCGGTCCCAGGCGTAGGGAAGGCTGGGAAAATCGGAGCCGTACATCACCCGGTCGGGACGCAGGTCAGCCAGCGGAACCCGGTTTTCAAAGGGCAGGTAGTCGGTCAGCGCCATGGCGGTGTCCAGCCAGAGCGTGTCGTGGCGTTCCAGCAGCCGCTGGTATGCGCGGAACTCGTCGGCGCCCAAGTGAGGCACGCAGAGCGTTAGACCCGGGAAGTTTTCAAGCAGGCGCCCCACCTTGGCGGCGCTGCAGGTCCGGTGGGGGTCGCAGCGGTACGCCGGGCTCTTGGGTTCGCGGCCGGCATGAATCACCAGGGGCTTGCCTTCGTTGGCGCAGACCTGGCAGACCGCGTCCAGGGCGGCGCTCTGCATGTCGAAACACTGCACGTGGGCGTGGAGCTTGACACCCTTGAGCCCCAGGCCGAAAGCCTCTCGCAGGATGTCCGGGGCCTCCGGTTCACCGGGAAAGACCGTGGCCAGCGCCGTCACCCGGTCACCGAAGGGGCCGCAGTTTTGGGCCGCGTAGCGGTTCAAACCCCGGGCGATGCCCGGTTTGTGGGCGTAGAGGAGCGCCACCACGTGCGCGACGCCGCGGTCCAGCAGGAAGCTCAGGATCTCGCGGGTGCCGAGACGGTAGCGGATGGGCCAGGCGTGGGCGTCGAACCACTGCCAGATGGCGGTCCAGATAGTGTCCGGGAAAATGTGGACATGGGCGTCCACCACCGGCGGCAGCCCCGCCGGGACCCGCGGGCCTTCAGGATCGTTGAGCGCAGCAAGCGATGGTGTCAGCATGGCCCCTCCAGCATGGCCGGGGCCGCGGCGCCCGGAAAAGGACGAAAAAATCCATAGGTTCAACCGCCGGCTGCGGCAGATGGGTTACCCCTTTATCGCGCCCCGCGGGCGGCCTGTCAACCCGACCCGGACCAGGTCCGATCCTTCGCAGAACCGGCTCGCCCCGGAACCGGGGGCGTTGGCTTGACAACCCGGCCGGATTCGGGGATATCTGCGTTCATGGGGACAGCTTGGCCACACCCAACCACGGCGCGCCGACCCGCGGCCGCGGCATGCATCCCGCCCCCAGCGGGGGCTTCTTCAAGGAGGTTGAGATGGCAAAGATGACCGTCAACGATCTGAACGTCAAGGGCAAACGCGTCCTGATGCGGGTGGACTTCAACGTGCCCCTGCGGAACGGCAAGGTGGTCGACGACAAGCGCATACGGGCGGCGCTGCCGACCATCCGCAAGATCGTCCAGGAGGGCGGCCGGCTGGTGCTGATGTCGCACCTGGGGCGGCCCAAGGGGGAGCGCAACCCGGCCCTGTCGCTGGCGCCCTGCGCGCCGGTGCTGAGCGGACTGTTGGGCCGACCGGTCGCCTTCGTGGAGGACTGCGTCGGCGCGGCGGTGGAATCGGCCGTCGCGGCGCTGGCCGACGGCGACGTCCTGCTGCTTGAAAACCTGCGCTACCATGAGGCCGAAACCCGCAACAGCCTGGAGTTCGCCGCCCAACTGGCGCGCTTGGGCGACCTCTTCGTGAACGACGCCTTCGGCACGGCCCACCGGGCGCACGCCTCAACCGAGGGGGTGACCCACTACCTGGAGGTCTGCGCGGCCGGCCTGCTGATGGTCAAGGAGCTGGACTATTTGGGGCGGCTCCTGGAAAACCCGGCAAAGCCGTTTGTGGCAGTGCTGGGGGGCGCCAAAATTTCCGGCAAGATCGACGTCATCGCCAACCTCCTGCCGCGGGTGGACCGCATCCTGATCGGCGGCGGCATGGCCTTCACCTTCTACAAGGCCCAGGGGCTGGAGATCGGGGACTCGCTGCTGGAGGAGGACCGTCTGGAAATGGCCCGCGAACTGCTGGTATCCGCCGGTGAGAAGCTCCTTCTACCGCCGGACTGCGTGGTGGCGCAAACGGTGGATTTCAGTGCGCGCACGGTGGGGGAGCTGCGCACGGTGGATGCCGACGCCATTCCCGCCGGCTGGCAAGGGCTGGATATCGGCCCCAGAACCGTGTCGGCCTTCGAGGCGGTCCTGGCCCCGGCGCGCACGCTGGTCTGGAACGGTCCCATGGGGGTCTTTGAAATTCCCCAAACCGCGGCGGGGACCTTTGCCGTGGCCCGCCTGCTAGCCAAGGCCACCGCAGGAGGCGCCGTGACCGTCATCGGCGGCGGTGATTCGGCCGCCGCCGCGGCCAAGGCCGGGGTCGAAGACCAGATTTCGCACATCTCCACCGGCGGCGGGGCGTCGCTCGAGTTCCTGGAGGGCAAGGTCCTGCCCGGGGTGGCGGCCCTGACCGACAAGGCCTGAGAACGGTCCGAGCGATTCGAGCCCCCCTTTGGGCGCGCCGCCGGCCGCGGATTCCCTCAGCAATGGTCGGGGCCGGCCTGGGCGAGGGTTTCGGCCATGGCCGTCAGCTCCATGAACCATTGCTGGCGGGGACGGCCGTTTGCGACATCCATTTCGGCGACCGCCTCCTCCAGGGTCAGGCTGCTGACCCCCGGGCCCCGCAGGCCCAGCACGTGGATCTCGCTGTCGCCTTTTTCCAGCGCCGCCAGAAGGTCGAAAGCGGCGGCGGCACCCATGCGGCTGGCCAGAATGCGGTCGAAGGCGGTGGGAATCCCGCCCCGCTGGAGGTGCCCCAGAATCGCGGTGCGCACCTCGAACTGCCCGCAGCTCTCCTCCTCCAGCAGCCGCTGAATGAAGTCGGTGGTGTAGCTCGGGGAGCAGTTCTCGTTTCGCAGCAGGATCACCATGCGCTTGCCCTTGGCGAAATTGTGGCGCAGCATCGCCACATCCGCCACCAGGTCCGACAGGTGCACCCCGTTTTCGGGCAGGTAGGCCTTTTCGGCGCCGGCTGCCAGCGCCCCCATCAACGCCAGAAAGCCGCAGCGGCGCCCCATTACCTCCACGATGAAGGCCCGCTTGCTGGCCGCGGCGGTGTGCCGGATCTTGTCCACCGCCTCGACGATGTTGTTGAGACCGGTGTCCGCGCCGATGGCGAAGTCGGTGCCGGGAAGATTGTTGTCGATGGTGGCCGGCACCAGCACCATGGGGATGTTCAAAGAGGGGTAGTCCGCGCGGGCGGCCTGCAGCTGGAGGATCTTGAGGTAGACGTCCCAGCCACCGATGGCGATCAGCCCCTTGAGGCGCCGGCACTCCAGGTTCGCGGCGATCCGGGCGAGGCTCTTGGCGTCGAGTTCCAGGCTGGTGCGGGCGGTGCCGATCTCGGAGCTGGGGCGGTTCATCCAGGTGACCAGCGCGTTCCACTCCAGCAGCCGCAATTCATCCTTGATCAACCCCAGAAACCCGTGCTCGGCGCCGAGCACCGGCATCCCCTGGTTGAGCAGGCAGCGCGCGGCCACGCTCACCGTGGCGTTCATGCCGGGGGCATCCCCGCCGCCGGTCAGGATGGCCACTGCGCCGTCCTGGCGGCGCTCCCGGGCCGGCCGGATGCGGGTCAGGGTTTTCACCAGGGTCAAGGCCCGCCGGAAGCTCTCCCCGCGCAACTCCTGGGCGCGGGCGTAGTTGCCGTGGTCGATCTCCTCCTTGACCGCGCGGCTCTTTTCCAACACCTCGGTCAGCGCCGTGGCCTGCACCTGATTCTTGACCAGTCCCAGCATGCAGGGCTCGGGGGCGGCATCCGATGCCAGCAGCCGGTCCACGGCCGCACTGCCCAACCGCGTGGCCAGGATGCGGTCGAATGCCGTTGGCGCGCCGCCGCGCTGGATGTGCCCCAGGACCGTCAGGCGGACGTCGATCCCCAGCCGCTGACCCAGGAGGTTCTTGACCTCGCCGGCATGGATCTGGAGCCCGTCCGCATGCCGGGCGCCTTCGGCGACGATCACCATCTGGTGGGGCCGGCCGGTTTCCCGGGCCTGGGAGATGGCCTCGACCATCTTGCGATGCCAGCGCGGGCCGAGTTCCTCTTCGGGCACCAGCACCCACGAGGCCCCGCCGCCCAGGGTCGCCATCAGGGCCAGGTAGCCGCAGTGACGCCCCATGGTTTCCACCACGAAGGTCCGCTGGTGGGAGGCGGCGGTGGAGCCCAGGTTGTCCATCGCCCAAAGGATGTGGTTGAGGGCCGTGTCGGCGCCGATGGACATGTCGGTGCCGAAGAGGTCGTTGTCGATGGAGCCCGGCAGGCCGATCACCCGCAGGGCCGGCGCGGCCTCGGCCGCGGGGGCGAGCTGCGGGTCAGCGGCGCACAGCTCGTCCAGGTGCGCCGGCCACTCGTCAGCCAGTACGGCGGCACCGGTCAGCGACCCGTCGCCGCCGATCACCACCAGGGCCGTCACCCCCAGCTGCAGCAGGTTGCGCACCGCCGCCTGCCGGCCGTCACGCCCCCGGAAGCGCTCGGAGCGGGCCGTCCCCAGGAAGGTGCCCCCTTCGGGCAGCACCCCGCCCACGTCGTGCCAGGCCATCTGACGGATGGCCTCCCCGCCGCTCACCAGGCCTTCGTAGCCGTTGGTGATCCCGTAAACGATCAGCCCGCGATCCAGCCCCCGCCGCACCACCGCGCGGATGGCGGCGTTCATGCCGGGCGCATCACCGCCGCTTGTCATGACGGCCAGTATCTTGGCCATGTGTCCCCCTCCCTGCCGGACCGAAAAGCGTTCGCCCGGCCTACTTCAGCTGCGACACGATGTACTCGCCGATCTTTTCCGCCGAGTTGCCGAAGAGGTCCTCGGTGGCCACCAATTCGAGATAGCGGTCCTCCCAGGCGATGCTGTTTTCCTGGACGATGTTCTTAATGTGGTCGTACTTCCCGCCCAGGGCCCGGATCTTGTCGGTCAGCGGAATCTCCTGGCGGAAGCCGATGTTGAGCAGCAGCAGGTTCTCGATCAGGTTGGGGGTGGCCGGGGCGGTGGAGATCACCGGGATGATGATGATGCTGCGGCCGTCCTTGCGCCCCTTGCCAATGTAGACGTTGCCCTGCGCCACGATGATCCGCTTGGTGCCCTTGAGGTGGCGGTCGGTTTCGACCCGTGAGGGAATTGGCTCCAGGATCCCGGCCTTGACCAGGATTTCGATGGTGCTCTCGTCGGTGGGCTCTCCCAGGAGGTTGAGGCCGCCGATGCGGTAGAGAATCGCCCCCTTGATTTCGTCCACCACGGCCTGCAGGTTGCGCAGCACGATGATGTTGCGGTTGGAGACCTGGTCAACGCCGATCCCGTAGTGCGCCAAGGTGTCGAAGAGGATGCCCTCGGTTTTCTCGCCGATGCGGCTGGTGCCCACGGTCACCGTTTTGGCCTGGTGTTTGATGGCGTCCACCGGCCGGGCCATGGCGTTGATGGCGTCCCCCAGGCAGGTGAAGAAGCGGTCGAGCATGTTGCGCGCCGTGCCCTTGATGCCAAAGTCGAGCTCGAAGTCGGCGACCGGCAGCCGCCCGGCCAAGTACTTGAACAGCAGGGTCAGGTCGGCGGCGAGATCCAAAGGCAGGGCGGTGACCAGCCGCTGCTGGTCGCGCAGCCCCTTGAAGGCCACGTAGTGCTGCTGGATCCGCTCGCGAAAGGCCTTTTCCAGGATGACCTCGTAGACGTCCAGGCCGTCTTGGGCGAAATTGTTCAGCAGCCGCTGGATGTCCTCGCGCGCCTCGAAGAAGAAGCGCGACCCCTCGTTGATGGCCAGCGCCGCGCAGTAGCCCCAGATGTGCCCGGCCATGACGTTGAGGATCGGCGCCAGGTGCGGGCTGACCGCCGGCACGTGGAAGACGTCGACGGCGTAGGGGTCGAAGCCGTGCTGGCCCTCGTCGGCGATCACGATCGGGGTGGCCTTGTGGGCCTTGAAAATGGCCGTGTCCTTGATGATGTCCCCCAAAACGGTGGGGCTCACCCCGGCGGCGCTGACGATGATCAGCGGCTCGGAGGAGAGGTCGATGTGTTTTTTGTCTTCGATGCAGTCCGAGGAGATGGTCTTGTAACAGAGTTCGCTCAGCTTGATGCGGATCTCGTCGGCGGCGGTCTTGTTGGGCCCGCTGCCCACCGCCGCCCAGTAGGTCCGGGTGACGGCATGCCGCCGGGCCGAGGCCTCGATCAGCGGCTGCAGGGCGAGCACTTGGCGCATCTGATCGGGCAGCCGCAGCCACTGGCGGATCTCGTCGCTGACGAAGGCCTCGGAGCGGTGCCCCTGGATCCTGGCGATGAAAAGCCCGAGCACCGCCCCGGCCACCACCTGGGAGTAGAAGGCCTTGGTGGAGGCCACCGACATCTCGATGTCGCGCCCGCTGCTGGGGTAGATCACCCCTTCCACCTTGAAGGTCAGGTCGGAGTCGCGGCGATTGACGATGCCCAGGGTGCGGGCGCCGCGCTCCTTGACCATGTCCACGGCCCGGTTGGTGTCGGTGGTGGTGCCGCTCTGGCTGATGGCCACCACCAGGGTGTCGCCCATGGCACCTTTCGGACCGGCCGCCTGCAGTTTGAAGCCGCTCAGCTCCGAGGCGCGCATCCCGGCGATTTGCAGCGGGCTGCCGTCCAGGTAGTAGTTGAGGATGTCCGCGCAGGCCAGGGCGGCCACCCCGGCGGTGCCCTGCCCCACGAAATAGATCTTGCGGATCTCGCCGGCGGTGAAGGCCGCGCGCAGCCGGGCGGGAAAGGTCTTCTCGTCCAGGGTCACGGCCAGCATCTCGCCGCCGTCGCTACGGGCCACCTGCCAGCGGTTGCGCAGGGTCTTGGCGGCCAGCTCGGGGGACTCCGAGATCTCCTTGAGGAAATAGTGCGCGAACCCCTGGCGGTCGATGTCGCGCGAGGTGATCTCGGTCTGCCGGACGTCCCTCTCCCCCAGTTCGATCGGGGTGCCGTCGTAGTACATCGCCCGGATGCCCGCCAGCCCCCCGGCCGAGGCCTGGTCCAGGACGAACACCTGGCCCTGGGTCTTGCCGGCGGCACCCTGGACCACCTTCTCGCCGTCGATTTTGACGAATCGCCGGGTCTCCTCGACAAAACCGTAGACCTCGGAGGTGGGCATGTAGTGGGTGTCGGCCAGCCCGATGAAAACCGCCTGCCCGCTGCCGCGCTGGGCCAGAAAGAGCTTGCCCGGGGCGAGGTCGGTGTGCATCGAAATGGCGTGGGAGCCCTCGAAGTCGCTGACGGCCTTGCGGAAGGCGGTTTCCACGTCAAACCCCTGCTGGATGTAGCCTTCCACGTGCAGCGGGATGATCTTGGTGTCGGTGGTGACGTCGGCGTGGATCCGGTGCCCGTTTTGCTCGTAGCGGGCCCGCAGCGCCAGGTAGTTGTCGATGTCGCCGTTTAGGCAGGCGTGAATGATGCCCCGGCGGCCGGGGCAGGCCGCGTTGGGGTCGTTGTCCACCGGGTGGCAGTTGGGCTCGCTGATGGCCCCAATGGAGGCCCAGCGGGTGTGGGCCGAGACGGTGTGGTAGCTGTTGGGAAAACCGGCCAGCAGCTGCAGGATGGCGTCGCCCTCGATCTGCCGGCGCAGAAAGCGGATGTTGTCCCCCAGGCTGCCGATCTCGGCGGCCACCTTGTAAACCAGGCTCAGGCAGACCCGGCCGCCGTCGCCCTCGGCGATGCCGATGCTGCGGTTGACCAGGACATCCCCCGAACGCCGGCGGGCCAGCTCTTCGGCAAGCCCCGGGGCGGAATTCAGCCGCGCGCTGAACTCCTCATAGTCGGCGCGCTCCAGCACAAAAAGGAGAGAAATCCCGGCCGAATCGCGCCCGCGCACCTCCAGGCGGTCGACGCTGTTCAAGACGGCGTTGATGTTCTTGAAGGCCGCCACCGTTTCGGCCGAGGGTCTGGCGGGGGCGTTTTGCAGCAGGGTCTGCACGCGGCGGACGTTATCGGCCACCTCGGTGCCCAGGCACCAGACCGCATCTTTGAGCCGTTCCAGCCGGGCGGCGGCCGCCTCGACGGTCGCGGCCGGCAGGCGCCCCACCTGTTCGGCGAATTGCCGCGACGCCCGTCCGGCCACCGCCGACAGCCGACCGGTGAGGCTGTCCAACTGCGCCAAGGCCGCCGGGTCGGCGAAAAGGGCGTAAAAGCGGGCGCCCTGCTTGAGGCCTTCGGCCGCCCGCCAGAGGGCGTCCACGGTCTGGCCGTCCCCGGGACCCGCGGGCGCCGGGTCGGTGAGCGGGCCGATCTGCCCGTCACCGGCCTTTTCGAGCGTCTCGGTGAACTGCGCCAGGAGGGCCAGGTCCAGATCTTCGGCCGGGGCCCGGGGCGGGCGTTTGAGGGCCACGATGCCCGCCAGGCCGCATCCCAGCACGCAAGTCTGGACAGGGAAAACAACCAGGGCGCCGGCCGGCACCCGTTTAAGCGGGCGCCCCCAGTAAACCCCGGCCGGCAGCAGGCGAAGCACCCATCGGCCGATAAGCAAAAGCGTTTTGAAGACGGAAACGGTTGGGGTCATGGTACATTCCTGTTTTGGGGATGGCGGTCCGGGAGCCGGGGGTCGGCGCCGATCATCTTTCTCTCGGCGCCCCGTCGCCTTTTCTTGAGCCTGAGCGCTTCAGAGGCCGGTTGCGGTCGGCGGTTTTCAAGCGATCGCCGACGCCGCCGCGGGCGTAAACCGCCACCCAGGCCCTTATGGGGGCTGCGCAAGCCCGTCTGCGGGTCAGGCCGTCTGGGAGGCGCGGTGCTGTTTGATATGATTGATCAGGCCGTTGGTGGAGGCGTCGTGCCCCTGGACCGGACCGGGGGCCCCCAGTTCGGCGTGGATGGTTTTGGCCAGTTGTTTTCCCAGTTCGACCCCCCACTGGTCGAAAGAATTGATCCCCCAGACGACGCCCTGAACGAAGACCTTGTGCTCGTAGAGGGCGATCAGGGCCCCCAGGGTGCGCGGGGTGACCTTGGGCAGCAGCAGGGTGTTGGAGGGCCGATTGCCGGGAAACACCTTGTGGGGCAACAGCGCTTCCAACTCCTCGCCCGAGAGCCCCTGGGCGGCCAGCTCGGCCCGCGCCTCGGCGGCGGTCTTGCCGCGCATCAGGGCCTCGGTCTGGGCCAGGCAGTTGGCCAGCAGCAGGCTGTGGTGATCGCCCACGGGGTTGTGGCTCTCCACCGGGACGATGAAATCCGCCGGGATGGACTGGGTGCCCTGGTGCAGCAGCTGGAAAAAGGCGTGCTGACCGTTGGTGCCCGGTTCCCCCCAGACCACCGGGCCGGTGGCCCAGCCCACGGGCTGGCCTTCGGCGGTAACCGATTTGCCGTTACTCTCCATTTCAAGCTGCTGCAGGTAGGCCGGCAGCCGGTGCAGGTATTGATCGTAGGGCGCCACGACCTGGCTTGTGGCTCCCAGAAAGTTGACGTACCAGACCCCCAGCAGCCCGAGAATCACCGGCATGTTGGCGGCCCAGGGCGCCTCCCGGAAATGGCGGTCCATGGCGTGAGCCCCGGCCAGCAATTCCTCGAAGCGCTCCATGCCCACGGCCACGGCGATGGGCAGGCCGATGGCCGACCACAGCGAGTAGCGCCCCCCCACCCAGTCCCAGAACTCGAACATGTTGGCCGTGTCGATGCCGAAGGCGGCCACCTTGGGGCCGTTGGTGGAGACGGCCACGAAGTGCCGCGCGATGGCGGCCTCGTCTGCCACCAGCTCCAGAAACCAGCGGCGCGCGGTGGTGGCGTTGGCGAGGGTCTCCTGGGTGGTGAAGCTCTTGGAGGCGACGATGAAGAGGGTGGTTTCGGGCCGCAGGCACCGGAGGGTCTCGGCGATGTGGGTGCCGTCGACGTTGGAGACGAAATGCAGCCGCAGCTCCGGATGGCGGTAGGGCGCCAGCGCCTCGCAGACCATCAGGGGCCCCAGGTCGGAGCCGCCGATGCCGATATTGACCACGTCGGTGATGCAGGCCCCGCTGTAGCCCTTCCAGGCGCCGCTGCGGACCGCCGCGCTGAAGGTCCGCATCCGTTCCAGCACCGCGCGCACCGCGGGCATCACATCCGTGCCGTCCACCGTTACGGGTGCGCCGGAGCGGTTGCGCAGCGCGGTATGCAGCACGGCGCGGTCCTCGGTGCGGTTGATGTGACGGCCGTCGAACATCTCGCCGATCTTGCGCTCCAAACCGACGCTGCGCGCCAGCTCCAGCAGCAGGTCGATGGTTTCTGCGCTGATGCGGTTTTTGGAGTAATCCAGCAGAATGTCGCAGGCCGCAATCGAAAAGGCCTCGAAGCGGCCGGCGTCGGCTTCGAACAGCGCGCGCATCGGGGTGGCCGCCATCCGGTCGCGATGGCGCTCAAGCGCCTGCCAAGCCGGGGATTGGGTCAGGGAAGTCATGGCAATGGCATCATTCTCTAAAGGTTCTGGGAAAACTCAAATCGCCGCAGAGCGGCGACCGGGGGACTATAGAAAATCGCCGCCGGCCTGTCAAACAGAGGATGCCGCCGCCGGGGTCAGTTCAGGATTTCCAGCACCAGGGCGGTGCGCGCGGGCAGGTAGAGGCTCAGCCGGTCGCAGGCGTCGGCCTCGCCGCCGCTACGCAGGGTGAAATGCTCCTGATCGGGGACCAGGCGGCCGTGGCCGCCGTATTCCGGCCGGTCGCTGTCCAGTACCATGCGGTAACCGCCCTGGGGGGCGGCAAAACAATAATCGCTGTAAGAGTTGACCGGGTGAAAATTGAGGACGAAGAGCAGCCCGGCTCGCCGGAAGGCCAACAGTTTGTCGTCCTCGTGGATATAGACCAGGGCCAGACGCGGCGACAGCAGCAGGCGGAAGTGGCGCGCCAGCCCGATCATGTCCTTGTCGAAGCGGTCCAGCAGACGGTACTTGAGGTCCGGGGCGTCCACCAGCCCCCACTGCCGCCGCGCATAGCGGTAGGACCAGCCGTTGCCCTCGCGCGGGAAATCGATCCACTCGGGGTGGCCGAACTCGTTGCCCATGAAGTTGAGGTAGCCGTTGCCGGCGGTGGCCAGGGTCACCAGGCGGATCAGCTTGTGCAGCGCGATGCCGCGTTCCACCTGCCAGTTGTCGTCGTCCACATGCATGTGGTGGTACATCTCGGCCCCCATCAGGCGGAAGATCAGGGTCTGATCCCCCACCAGGGCCTGGTCGTGGGACTCGGCGTAGCTGATGGTTTTCTCATCCGAACGGCGGTTGGTGAGTTCATGCCAGAGGGAGCCGAGCTGCCAGTCCTCGTCACGGCTTTCCTTGATCAGCCGGATCCAGTGGTCCGGCACCCCCATGGCGAAGCGGTAGTCGAAGCCCACCCCGCCGTCGTCGGCGGCCACGGCCAGCCCGGGCATGCCGCTGACGTCCTCGGCGATGGTGATGGCGTCCGGCCGCACGTCGTGAACGACCTTGTTGGCCAGAGCGAGATAGGCCAGGGCGTCTTCATCCACGCTGGCGTCGAAATAGTCGTCGTAGGAGGTGAAGGCCTGGCCCAGCCCGTGGTGGTGGTAGAGCATGCTGGTGATGCCGTCGAAGCGGAAGCCGTCCACGCGGTACTCGTCCAGCCAGTAGCGGCAGTTGGAGAGGAGGAAGTGCAGCACCTGGGGCTTGCCGTAGTCGAAGCAGCGCGAGTCCCAGGCCACGTGAAAGCCGCGCGGGCCGTCGTGAAAATACTGGTTGAGGGTGCCGTCGAAGAGGCTAAGGCCCTCCACCTGGTTGGAGACCGCGTGGGAGTGCACCAGGTCGATGAGCACCCGCAAGCCGTGGCCGTGGGCGGCGTCGATCAGGGCCTTGAACTCCTCGGGGGTGCCGAAGCGCGAAGAGGCCGCGAAAAAGCTGGCCACGTGATAGCCGAAGGAGCCGTAGTAGGGGTGGTGCTGGATGGCCATCAGCTGCAAGGTGTCGTAGCCGGCGGCGACGATCCGGGGCAAGGTCTTGGCGGTGAATTCGCGGTAGGTGCCGATCCCCTCGGCTTCCTGGGCCATGCCCACATGGGCCTCATAGATCAGGGGCGCCGCCGGCCGCGGCGGCGGCTCGGCCTGCCAGCGGTAGGGCGCCGGCGGTTGCCAGACCTGGGCGTTGAAAATCAGGCTCTCGGGGTCCTGAACCACCCGCCGGGCATAGGCCGGTATGCGGTCTCCCTGCCCGCCGGGCCAGTGGATGCTCAGCCGGAAAAGGGTGCCGTGGCCCAGAGCTTCGGCCGGCAGGCGCAGCTCCCAGACCCCCTCCGCATCCAGGCGGGCCAGGGCATGGGCGGGCGTTTCGCGCCAACCGTTCATCTCCCCCACCATGTAAAGCGCGCTGGCGTTGGGGGCCCACTCCCGAAAGACCCAGCTGCCATCCCGGAAGTGCAGGCCGAAAAATTCGTGGCCGGCGGCAAAGTCGCGGAGCATCATCTTACCGCCGGTCAGCCGTCTTTCGGTTTGCGCAACCCGCTCCAGCCGCCGCTGGATCACCGCCGCATGCGGCGCCAGCAGGGGGTCGCTTTGGACCAGGCGATCGGTCAGGGCCACGGGTGAGGATAGCGCCGGGGATGATCTGTCGGGGATCGGGGGGTGTTTGCGGGAATTCATCGGTTCTTGAGCCTTTCAGGCCGGCGGGGGGCCGCCCGCGAAACAGAATCAGCGGTGCGCCGGGGGCCCGAACCAGGCCTTGCGGATGATTCCAGGGGCGATTGCCTTCTATTTCTAGAGTACTTGGCCCCGCCTGTCAACAGCTGAAGGCCGACTGCCTGATCAGGTCTTGGGATCGGCCTGGGGCCGGCGGCGAAGGGCGGCTGCCGCC from Desulfobacteraceae bacterium encodes the following:
- a CDS encoding amidohydrolase yields the protein MLTPSLAALNDPEGPRVPAGLPPVVDAHVHIFPDTIWTAIWQWFDAHAWPIRYRLGTREILSFLLDRGVAHVVALLYAHKPGIARGLNRYAAQNCGPFGDRVTALATVFPGEPEAPDILREAFGLGLKGVKLHAHVQCFDMQSAALDAVCQVCANEGKPLVIHAGREPKSPAYRCDPHRTCSAAKVGRLLENFPGLTLCVPHLGADEFRAYQRLLERHDTLWLDTAMALTDYLPFENRVPLADLRPDRVMYGSDFPSLPYAWDRELKWLRGAGLKEEHLEAVLAGNAREFLGIGAGGADRSGPGGPKS
- a CDS encoding phosphoglycerate kinase; the protein is MAKMTVNDLNVKGKRVLMRVDFNVPLRNGKVVDDKRIRAALPTIRKIVQEGGRLVLMSHLGRPKGERNPALSLAPCAPVLSGLLGRPVAFVEDCVGAAVESAVAALADGDVLLLENLRYHEAETRNSLEFAAQLARLGDLFVNDAFGTAHRAHASTEGVTHYLEVCAAGLLMVKELDYLGRLLENPAKPFVAVLGGAKISGKIDVIANLLPRVDRILIGGGMAFTFYKAQGLEIGDSLLEEDRLEMARELLVSAGEKLLLPPDCVVAQTVDFSARTVGELRTVDADAIPAGWQGLDIGPRTVSAFEAVLAPARTLVWNGPMGVFEIPQTAAGTFAVARLLAKATAGGAVTVIGGGDSAAAAAKAGVEDQISHISTGGGASLEFLEGKVLPGVAALTDKA
- a CDS encoding 6-phosphofructokinase, which gives rise to MAKILAVMTSGGDAPGMNAAIRAVVRRGLDRGLIVYGITNGYEGLVSGGEAIRQMAWHDVGGVLPEGGTFLGTARSERFRGRDGRQAAVRNLLQLGVTALVVIGGDGSLTGAAVLADEWPAHLDELCAADPQLAPAAEAAPALRVIGLPGSIDNDLFGTDMSIGADTALNHILWAMDNLGSTAASHQRTFVVETMGRHCGYLALMATLGGGASWVLVPEEELGPRWHRKMVEAISQARETGRPHQMVIVAEGARHADGLQIHAGEVKNLLGQRLGIDVRLTVLGHIQRGGAPTAFDRILATRLGSAAVDRLLASDAAPEPCMLGLVKNQVQATALTEVLEKSRAVKEEIDHGNYARAQELRGESFRRALTLVKTLTRIRPARERRQDGAVAILTGGGDAPGMNATVSVAARCLLNQGMPVLGAEHGFLGLIKDELRLLEWNALVTWMNRPSSEIGTARTSLELDAKSLARIAANLECRRLKGLIAIGGWDVYLKILQLQAARADYPSLNIPMVLVPATIDNNLPGTDFAIGADTGLNNIVEAVDKIRHTAAASKRAFIVEVMGRRCGFLALMGALAAGAEKAYLPENGVHLSDLVADVAMLRHNFAKGKRMVILLRNENCSPSYTTDFIQRLLEEESCGQFEVRTAILGHLQRGGIPTAFDRILASRMGAAAAFDLLAALEKGDSEIHVLGLRGPGVSSLTLEEAVAEMDVANGRPRQQWFMELTAMAETLAQAGPDHC
- a CDS encoding SIS domain-containing protein — translated: MTPTVSVFKTLLLIGRWVLRLLPAGVYWGRPLKRVPAGALVVFPVQTCVLGCGLAGIVALKRPPRAPAEDLDLALLAQFTETLEKAGDGQIGPLTDPAPAGPGDGQTVDALWRAAEGLKQGARFYALFADPAALAQLDSLTGRLSAVAGRASRQFAEQVGRLPAATVEAAAARLERLKDAVWCLGTEVADNVRRVQTLLQNAPARPSAETVAAFKNINAVLNSVDRLEVRGRDSAGISLLFVLERADYEEFSARLNSAPGLAEELARRRSGDVLVNRSIGIAEGDGGRVCLSLVYKVAAEIGSLGDNIRFLRRQIEGDAILQLLAGFPNSYHTVSAHTRWASIGAISEPNCHPVDNDPNAACPGRRGIIHACLNGDIDNYLALRARYEQNGHRIHADVTTDTKIIPLHVEGYIQQGFDVETAFRKAVSDFEGSHAISMHTDLAPGKLFLAQRGSGQAVFIGLADTHYMPTSEVYGFVEETRRFVKIDGEKVVQGAAGKTQGQVFVLDQASAGGLAGIRAMYYDGTPIELGERDVRQTEITSRDIDRQGFAHYFLKEISESPELAAKTLRNRWQVARSDGGEMLAVTLDEKTFPARLRAAFTAGEIRKIYFVGQGTAGVAALACADILNYYLDGSPLQIAGMRASELSGFKLQAAGPKGAMGDTLVVAISQSGTTTDTNRAVDMVKERGARTLGIVNRRDSDLTFKVEGVIYPSSGRDIEMSVASTKAFYSQVVAGAVLGLFIARIQGHRSEAFVSDEIRQWLRLPDQMRQVLALQPLIEASARRHAVTRTYWAAVGSGPNKTAADEIRIKLSELCYKTISSDCIEDKKHIDLSSEPLIIVSAAGVSPTVLGDIIKDTAIFKAHKATPIVIADEGQHGFDPYAVDVFHVPAVSPHLAPILNVMAGHIWGYCAALAINEGSRFFFEAREDIQRLLNNFAQDGLDVYEVILEKAFRERIQQHYVAFKGLRDQQRLVTALPLDLAADLTLLFKYLAGRLPVADFELDFGIKGTARNMLDRFFTCLGDAINAMARPVDAIKHQAKTVTVGTSRIGEKTEGILFDTLAHYGIGVDQVSNRNIIVLRNLQAVVDEIKGAILYRIGGLNLLGEPTDESTIEILVKAGILEPIPSRVETDRHLKGTKRIIVAQGNVYIGKGRKDGRSIIIIPVISTAPATPNLIENLLLLNIGFRQEIPLTDKIRALGGKYDHIKNIVQENSIAWEDRYLELVATEDLFGNSAEKIGEYIVSQLK